A genomic region of [Eubacterium] eligens ATCC 27750 contains the following coding sequences:
- a CDS encoding shikimate kinase produces the protein MNNIILIGMPGSGKSSLGVVLAKKIGFGFIDSDLVIQQREGMTLERIIEKHGDAGFIQIENEVNCSISPHHTVIATGGSAVYGKEAMEHFKDIGTVVYLELPPESLEERLGSLKERGVVSNGKTTVEDIYADRVALYKKYADITLNEQGKQIRETVEMLYDIIMNKDQYN, from the coding sequence ATGAATAATATTATACTTATAGGAATGCCGGGAAGCGGAAAAAGTTCGCTTGGAGTAGTACTTGCCAAGAAGATAGGATTTGGATTCATTGATTCGGATCTTGTTATTCAGCAAAGAGAGGGAATGACTCTTGAAAGAATAATTGAAAAGCATGGAGATGCAGGATTTATACAGATTGAAAATGAAGTGAATTGTTCAATCAGTCCGCACCACACGGTTATTGCAACTGGTGGGAGTGCTGTATATGGAAAAGAGGCAATGGAACATTTTAAGGATATTGGTACTGTGGTTTATCTTGAACTTCCACCAGAATCGCTCGAGGAAAGACTTGGAAGCCTTAAAGAGCGAGGCGTTGTGTCTAATGGAAAGACAACTGTAGAAGATATATATGCTGACAGGGTTGCACTTTATAAGAAATATGCAGATATTACGCTTAATGAGCAGGGAAAGCAGATAAGAGAAACTGTGGAGATGCTGTATGATATTATAATGAATAAAGACCAGTATAATTAA
- a CDS encoding DUF2225 domain-containing protein, which translates to MEGIGQKKETDYIFDKTIKCDVCGKEFKTKQVRTGKARFVGTDAVLKPLYEGIDTCKYDIILCPHCGYAAAQRNYGHLTPKQRKAIRENVEPRFKAKENETETYSYERAVRRCKMAMLTEMVTGGKISESAYLCLKLAWLYRGEIEETKTNGGSQADIDKYYKYEHEYLEDAYKGFKQALETEYPPIAGMDEMTIYYLLTSLAVECGNMAEAKQYGSSILLSKTASAKLKNKTRDVLEAIKNN; encoded by the coding sequence ATGGAAGGTATTGGACAAAAGAAGGAAACAGATTATATTTTTGATAAGACAATCAAATGTGATGTATGTGGGAAGGAATTTAAAACAAAGCAGGTAAGAACCGGAAAAGCAAGATTTGTCGGGACAGACGCAGTGCTTAAGCCTTTATATGAGGGCATAGATACATGCAAATATGACATAATACTCTGTCCTCATTGTGGGTATGCTGCTGCGCAGCGTAATTATGGTCATCTTACACCTAAGCAGAGAAAGGCAATCCGTGAAAATGTCGAGCCGAGATTTAAGGCAAAGGAGAATGAAACTGAAACCTATTCGTATGAAAGAGCTGTAAGGCGCTGCAAGATGGCAATGCTTACAGAAATGGTAACGGGCGGTAAGATAAGTGAAAGTGCATATCTTTGTCTTAAGCTTGCCTGGCTTTACAGGGGAGAAATTGAAGAGACGAAGACTAATGGGGGTTCTCAGGCTGATATTGACAAATACTATAAGTATGAGCATGAATATTTAGAAGATGCTTATAAGGGTTTTAAGCAGGCGTTAGAGACAGAGTATCCGCCTATAGCGGGAATGGATGAAATGACTATATATTATCTGCTCACAAGTCTGGCGGTCGAATGTGGCAATATGGCTGAGGCGAAACAGTATGGTTCTTCTATATTGTTATCAAAAACAGCAAGTGCCAAATTAAAAAATAAAACAAGAGATGTATTGGAGGCTATTAAAAACAATTAG
- a CDS encoding glutamine--tRNA ligase/YqeY domain fusion protein has translation MENEALSKNFIEQIIDKDIESGHCKKVITRFPPEPNGYLHIGHAKSILLNYGLAKEYGGQFNMRFDDTNPTKEKVEFVDSIKADVEWLGAEWNGDVLFASDYFPQMYEAAVKLIKKGKAYVDDLSAEEIRQYRGTLTEPGKESPYRNRSVEENLQLFEEMKEGKYADGTKVLRAKIDMASPNINMRDPIIYRVAHMTHHRTGDQWCIYPMYDFAHPIEDAVEGITHSICTLEFEDHRPLYDWVVIETGYKTSPEENPKQIEFAKLYLTNVVTGKRYIKKLVEDGIVDGWDDPRLVSIAALRRRGFTPEAIKMFVELVGVTKAQGSVEYPMLEYCIREDLKLKVKRMMAVLDPVKLVIDNYPEGQVEYMEVANNQENPEMGTRKVPFTKELYIEREDFMEEPPKKYFRLFPGNEVRLMNAYFVTCTDYVKDENGKVIEVHCTYDPETKGGNFTGRKVKGTIHWVSATEGCKAEVRLYENIVDEEKGVYNEEDGSMNINPNSKTVLTECYLEPELMKAVSEDKFQFVRNGYFCVDNKDSEPGKPIFNRIVSLKSSFKLQK, from the coding sequence ATGGAAAACGAAGCTCTTTCTAAGAACTTTATTGAGCAGATTATAGATAAGGATATTGAGAGTGGCCATTGCAAGAAGGTCATTACAAGATTTCCACCAGAACCTAATGGATATCTTCATATTGGACATGCCAAGTCTATATTATTGAATTATGGACTTGCAAAGGAATATGGCGGGCAGTTTAATATGAGATTTGATGATACTAATCCAACTAAAGAAAAGGTTGAATTTGTAGATTCAATTAAGGCGGATGTTGAGTGGCTTGGCGCAGAGTGGAATGGAGACGTTCTTTTTGCATCAGATTATTTTCCACAGATGTATGAAGCAGCTGTAAAGCTTATCAAGAAGGGAAAAGCTTATGTAGATGATTTGTCTGCTGAGGAGATTAGACAGTACAGAGGAACTCTTACTGAACCAGGTAAGGAAAGTCCTTATAGAAACCGTTCTGTAGAAGAGAATCTTCAGCTTTTTGAGGAGATGAAGGAAGGAAAATATGCAGACGGAACGAAGGTTTTAAGAGCAAAGATTGATATGGCATCTCCTAATATTAACATGAGAGATCCTATTATTTACAGAGTTGCACATATGACACATCACAGAACAGGAGATCAGTGGTGCATATATCCTATGTATGATTTTGCACATCCTATTGAAGATGCAGTAGAGGGAATTACACACTCTATATGTACACTTGAGTTTGAGGATCACAGACCTCTTTATGACTGGGTTGTAATTGAGACCGGTTATAAGACATCTCCAGAGGAGAATCCTAAGCAGATTGAATTTGCAAAGTTATATCTTACTAATGTTGTAACAGGTAAGAGATATATTAAGAAGCTTGTAGAAGATGGAATTGTTGACGGATGGGATGATCCAAGACTTGTATCTATTGCAGCTTTAAGAAGAAGAGGATTTACTCCTGAAGCTATTAAGATGTTCGTTGAGCTTGTTGGTGTTACTAAGGCACAGGGTTCAGTTGAATATCCAATGCTTGAATATTGTATAAGAGAAGATTTAAAGCTTAAGGTTAAGAGAATGATGGCTGTTCTTGATCCTGTTAAGCTTGTTATTGATAATTATCCTGAAGGCCAGGTTGAATATATGGAAGTGGCTAATAATCAGGAAAATCCAGAGATGGGAACAAGAAAAGTTCCATTTACAAAGGAACTTTATATTGAGAGAGAGGATTTCATGGAAGAGCCTCCTAAGAAATATTTCAGACTTTTCCCTGGTAATGAAGTGCGTCTTATGAATGCATATTTTGTTACATGTACTGACTATGTCAAGGATGAGAATGGGAAGGTTATAGAAGTACATTGTACTTATGATCCTGAGACTAAGGGTGGAAATTTCACAGGCCGTAAGGTTAAGGGAACAATACACTGGGTTTCTGCTACAGAAGGCTGTAAAGCAGAAGTCAGATTATACGAGAATATCGTAGATGAAGAAAAGGGTGTTTATAACGAAGAAGATGGTTCTATGAATATCAATCCGAACTCTAAGACTGTTCTTACAGAGTGTTATCTTGAACCAGAGCTTATGAAAGCTGTAAGTGAAGATAAGTTCCAGTTTGTAAGAAATGGCTATTTCTGCGTTGATAATAAAGATTCAGAGCCGGGTAAGCCTATATTTAACAGGATAGTTTCACTTAAGAGTTCATTCAAATTACAGAAATAG